DNA sequence from the Thunnus albacares chromosome 22, fThuAlb1.1, whole genome shotgun sequence genome:
GAGCGGACAGCTCTGCAGCGGGGTCCTGCGGGAAACAGGAAGACAAGGTAAACAGCCTCTTAAATGTCGGATAAACCTCACTTTAAGACTCATTTCTTCATGTTTCAGCGCGGTTTCTTGCTTAGTGACAGTCAGTTTCATTCtctaataaaacattgtttgttataatgatataaaagcGGTGAATCGGCTCGTTTTTCCCGCCGCGCTGCGCCGTTTAAACCGACCGGAGAACCAGACTCCCTTTGAAAGACGCGTCTTTTTAAATCCCGACATTTAACGTTTGATTAGTAAAAACACTCACATGATAGAAACTAACAGAAAAGCTTCTCTGACACCAGCGGACATGCTCTTCAATCCGgcaaacacctgaaacacccaGCGGTTATCGATCAGTGATCAGTTATTGATTTTAGAAGGACAGCTGTTAACAGGCGATAAGGATGTGTTCATGAATGTTCTGcctgtataataataataataataataataataataataataataatactgtgtTTCAGATGACGGTCCATAACTTGTACATATTTGACCGTAATGGAAACTGTCTGTATTATAACGAGTGGAACCGGAAGAAGCAGGCGGGAATCTCCAAGGATGAGGTGAACAGATCCATCAATAAAACATctgtcaataaaaacacatctgtcaataaaacacatctgtcaataaaaacaagtcTAATCTaatgatgttgtgtgtgtgcaggagtttAAGCTGATGTACGGGATGCTGTTCTCCATCCGCTCATTCGTCAGTAAGATGTCTCCTCTGGACATGTATCCTTAAacatcacctgtctgtctgtctgtctacctgtctgtctgtctacctgtctgtctgtctgtctgtctgtctgtctacctgtctgtctgtctgtctgtctacctgtctgtccacctgtctgtccacctgtctgtctgcctgtctgtggtCCTTAGCAGCCTGTCTacccacctgtctgtctacctgtctgtctacctgtctgtctacctgtctgtctacctgtctcccTGCCTGTCTGTGGTCCTTagcagcctgtctgtctgtctgtctacctgtctcccTGCCTGTGTGTGGTCCTTAGCAGCCTGTCTGTGTGCAGGAAGGAGGGCTTCTTGTCCTTTCAGACCAGTAAGTATCGTCTTCATTACTACGAGACTCCCAGTGGACTGAAGTTCGTCATGAACACTGACCTGTCTGTCAGCAACGCCAGAGACACACTGCAGCAGATCTACAGCAacgtaagacacacacacacacacacacactgtaatatacacacacacacacacacacacactgtaatatacacacacacacacacatatacacactgcaGCAGATCTACAGCAacgtaagacacacacacacacacacacactgtaatatacacacacacatatatacacactgtaatacacacacacacatatatacacactgtaatacacacacacacacacacatatatacacactgtaatacacacacacacacacatatacacactgtaatacacacacacacacatatacacactgtaatatacacacacacacacacatatacacactgtaatatacacacacacacacacatatacacactgtaatatacacacacacacacacacatatacacactgtaatacacacacacacacacacatatacacactgtaatatacacacacacacacatacacactgtaatacacacacacacacacatacacactgtaatacacacacacacacatatacacactgcaGCAGATCTACAGCAacgtaagacacacacacacacacacacacactgtaatatacacatacacatatatacacactgtaatatacacacacacacatatatacacactgtaatacacacacacacacacatatacacactgtaatacacacacacacacatatacacactgtaatatacacacacacacacacatatacacactgtaatatacacacacatatacacactgtaatatacacacacacacacacacatatacacactgtaatacacacacacacacacacatatacacactgtaatacacacacacacacacacatatacacactgtaatatacacacacacacacatacacactgtaatacacacacacacacatatacacactgtaatacacacacacacacacacacttatatatatatatatatatatatcactctacctgtctgtttctaacctgtctgtctctacctgtctgtctctacctgtctgtctctacctgtctgtctctaacctgtctgtctctacctgtctgtctctacctgtctgtctctaacctgtctgtctctacctgtctgtctctacctgtctgtctctacctgtctgtttctaacctgtctgtctctacctgtctgtctctacctgtctgtttctaacctgtctgtctctacctgtctgtctctaacctgtctgtctctacctgtctgtctctacctgtctgtctctaacctgtctgtctctacctgtctgtctctacctgtctgtttctaacctgtctgtctctacctgtctgtctctacctgtctgtttctaacctgtctgtctctacctgtctgtctctaacctgtctgtctctacctgtctgtctctacctgtctgtttctaacctgtctgtctctacctgtctgtctctacctgtctgtctctacctgtctgtctctcagctgtATGTAGAGTACATCGTGAAGAATCCAGTCtgtgttttgggaaacagtttGGACAGCGAGCTGTTCAGCAGCCGACTGGACTCCTTCATCAGAGCGCTGCCGTACTACAGCCCCCGAGCtgcctaacacacacacacacacacacacacacactgtaacacacacacacacacacacacacatacacacacacacacactaacacacactcactctaacacacacacacacacacacacacactgtaacacacacacacacacacacacagacacacacactaacacacacacacacacactaacacacacacacacacacactaacacacacacacaggtcttgTATTGATTGTGAACGTTGATATTTTCTGTGTAGAAACATTAAAGTGTGAAACGTCTCTGCTGAtgtttgactgtttttctttatttagacTCAGATGATAAATATAAACCTGCTCATGTTCACTATTAATATGATTTTAATCAGAGCTGATCACCTGACGCACACGCCAAAGATGCTTCTGTCctactgcacatgctcagtagcgttTCTTCCGCTGGCCCCGCCCCCGAGACTTTACATCACGATGACATCATGGAAAgtttaataaacataaaacctgcatggatcaaaagttcagaACAGAAAGAGTCATCAGTGACCTAGTCAGCACTGGGAGGCACTGGGAGGAACTGGGAGGCACTGGGAGGCACTGGCTGAGCAGCAGTATCCTATCAGctctatttatacatccatgaatCAGATGAGCAGGTGTGAACTGGTCAGTCAGTTTAATGAGAAGCAGCTGATCTGTGTGGACCAAtcagagcgccccctgctggatCACAACAGGCGTTATGTAACTGCACAGTCTGAcctgctgaacacacacacagattaactgatgaacacactgacagctgtcacacgcacacacacacacacgcacgcacacacacacacacacacacacacacgcacacacagtgaCCTTCATCAGTGGAAACAGTCTGACGACGGATTTAAACGTCTTTTTGTTCTGAGTGTCAAACTTCTTCTCTGCTTTATAAAGAGGCGGGTAGCAGGTTTACCTGCAGACAGGTGAGCCACATGTTTCCCACAATGCACCAGCAGTCCAGCAGGTGGCGGTAGAGTCTGCAGGCTGGTTGTAGTCCgacaacaatcaataacaagaagtttataattattgattatatCGATCAGAAAGCTCCGGGTCTGAAGAGTGTCTTAAACctgcatgaatgaatgattgattgattgattgattgattgattgaatgaatgaatgaatgatttggGCTCTACAGTCTTTCTCAGGAGTCGGCTGGTCAGTTTTTATAGTTAGTATTATcagttttaatggttttaagcctgtttttcaggagtgaaaattagcattagcattagcattatcgcagttaaccatagactgtaaatgcgcCGTGCTAACcgagctagcagctagcagctagcattagggtcagctccaccctctcgtccaaatatggtcacttctggctctgACAATCAAAGATGGCGACGGTGAAACGGCTTCAAAACAGCCGTCCACAgaccagtgggtgacatcacggtgacGACGGCCATGTTGGTTTTTATCCAAACAGTAAATGACGGCTGAACCTCCACAGAAGGTGATCATGTGACATGAACTTTTTCCATCAGCAGCCAATAAGCTTCAGTCCGGGGGGTGGGTGACCTGGTttcagtggggggggggggggtgacctGGTCTCAGTGGGGGGGGTTCGGTGACTTGGTTccagtggggggggggttaggtGACATGGTCCCAGTGGGGGGGGTTAGGTGACTTGGTTCCAGTGGGGGGGGGTCACCTGGTTTCAGTGGGGGGGGTTAGGTGACCTGGTCTCAGTGGGGGGGGTTAGGTGACTTGGTTCCAGTGGGGGGGGGTTAGGTGACCTGGTCTCAGTGGGGGGGGTTAGGTGACTTGGTTCcagtggggggggggtcacCTGGTTTCAGTGTGGGGGGTTAGGTGACCTGGTCTCAGTGGGGGGGGTTAGGTGACATGGTCCCAGTGGGGGGTTCcagtggggggggggtcacCTGGTTTCAGTGTGGGGGGTTAGGTGACCTGGTCTCAGTGGGGGGGGTTAGGTGACTTGGTTccagtggggggggggttaggtGACTTGGTCTCATTGGGGGGGGTTAGGTGACTTGGTtccagtgggggggggggttaggtgACATGATCCCAGTGGGGGGGGTTAGGTGACTTGGTtccagtggggggggggggttaggtgACTTGGTCTCAGTGGGGGGGGTTAGGTGACTTGGTCTCAGTGGGGGGGTTAGGTGACTTGGTtccagtgggggggggggggtgacctGGTCTCAGTGTGGGGGACCAGACTGTGGTGACTGTAGAACAGCTGACAGCAGAACAAAGACTTTCATTGTATTTTGACTGTAGTGAAGATCAGATGATCAGGTGATCAGGTGATCAGGTGATCAGGTGATGTATTGATCCATAGTTCACACCACAGTGTTCATGGGAAACGTAGGATCAGAGCAGATTATTTAAGGACAATAACTTTACTATGTTACACTAGATTAATGAGACTGTTATCATTCTATATTCAACACTGTCAGGATCAATATTAAATATCAGATATCAAATATGTTTCATTGATAAATGTTATCAGACAGTAAACCTGAACTTCTGATGCTTCTGATCAGAGAAcgatcaatcaactaattgataaattaatatGCAGATTAACCGTCAATGTAATTAATAATATTGGAGCTGGTCTGCCACGTGGACGGTTAACCTCAGAGTGTCCTTCATcactaaaacacaacagaacatAAAGCAGACTAATCAATCATAGATGTGATTATTGATCTGTGAGGCGAAAGGAAACGAAGTTTAAAAAGTGATTTGAGAAGAAGATTTCAGAGACGCCGGACCAGAACCAGAGAGTTTAATCTGCTGCTGTGATGCGTTCAGGCGTCTGTAAGAGACcggttaaagtgtgtgtgtgcgtgtgtttatgtgtgcgtgtgtgtgtgtgtgtgtgtgtgtttatgtgtgcgtgtgtgtgtgtgtgtgtgtttatgtgtgcgtgtgtgtgtgtgcgtgtgcgcgtgtgagagagagattagTGTCGGATAAATTCGGGAAATGGGCGAGAGGCCATATCTGACATCTGTACACAGACTTTGTTATTTTGGTGGTTCAGGTTTAATCCGCGGTCATGATATCTGAGCTCTGATTGGTGGGATTATTCTTCATATGAGCGgctgagcagacagacagatgaacagcagacagacagacagacagacaggtggatcCACACCGACGGCGGCGACAGCAGAGACTCACCTGTAACCAGGTAGGACCGTTTGCAGGGGGCTGATGGGAACTTGGTTTTGTCTCCGTGGAAACGGCTAACACGTTAGCCGCAGCTAGTTTATCAGATGTGTTTAAGGACCGTTCGGCTTTAAAACAGCGTTAAATGTTGTAAgagtcataataataattaataataattaataattagaTGTATTTAGTGATTAATGCTCATAAAAGTGAAGGTAACCAGTGTACAGCAGTGCTTCTGTCCCAGTAAACCACAGTAAACCAGTAAACCAGTACATCTGTTGACATCTTATTAACAATCATATTAATACTGTAAACGCTCCTTTAATCAGActgctgatgacatcacatgttgAGTTTACTGTTAACACACAGTAAAAACTACACAGCTGGATAGATTCATTCATATTTGGATCGTTATAGTTGTGAGTAAAGTGTAACCGAGGATCACCAGACACAGAGAAGATCACTGCTTACATGTGGCACGTTATTCACCATCACTGAGACTCATTTCTCTCACAAAGAAAGTGATAAAAACCCAAACTGGGGGGTTTTATTCAGAGAGTTCGGTATCTGGTAGTGTACAAACAGACAGAAGGTAAACAAAAAGGTTTGTCAGACTCTTATAATAACAACCGGAGTctaacaaacacttttagtggacgtacgGGGACGTTTCCCTGTCGGATTACATTACAGCCGGTtaaacagctgctggctgaagctcTCTCTCAGTACTGGACCAGTTCCATAAACTGTCCCCATTAGTccctcacacacataaaaacacgGGAAAATAGAGTTAAGTTTCCCATAAGAAGCATAAACGGGCAGGGTTTTTGATTTCAGTGAGAAATTTAAGAGCAACCAAGCCGAGGAAGAGGATTTATTATCTAGATCCTTTAATATGGAGTTAAACTGTCCGACAGTAATCAGCTCTTTGTTccagagagaagcagcagcatatttttattcattttttattgatatttttgacatttatttgttaaattgtTTGGTGTGTGTACCGTGAATTACCCACAAACCACTGTACATGTCTGTAAATCTGGTTTTTATTTGTAGATCATGTGACACACGTTCGTGACTGTTATTGAGACTCTTTTCTCTCCGTAGGAacagctaacatgttagccactGCTACTTTAATTAATGcatgtttaaaattaaaaatgcttTCAGAGTGTTTGAGAGCTACTAACACACGCTAACATTTCTAGCATCTGTTATCTCTTTTAGCAGTTAGCTTTAGCATTTATCCAAGCTAGTAGCATTAGAAACACAATCCTCCAGGATTTTTATCAGCCATCTGTCGTTAGCACTAGCTTCAACGTGTCAAACATCGTTTGAATAATCCGGTATTTTAAcagtgttagcattagcatctgGATTTAATCTTAAGTAATTAGCTTCTTGATTTTGCTGCcattgttagcattagcttcCTTGTTGTCTCTCATTGCTAGTGTGTTCTGATAGTTTCTTCGTTAGCATTAGCCTCCACTGTTATCTTTCCATTGTTAAAATTAGCTGTTATCTTTACATTGTTAGCATTAGCCTCCACTGTTATCTTTCCATTGTTAAAATTAGCTGTTATCTTTACATTGTTAGCATTAGCCTCCACTGTTATCTTTATATTGTTAGCATTAGTTGTTATTTTTCCATTATTAGCATTAGCTGTTATCTTTACATCATTAGCATTAGCTGTTATCTTTACATTGTTAGCATTAGCCTCCACTGTTCTCTTTATATCATTAGTATTAGctgttatttttacatcattagcattagctgttatttttacatcgttagcattagctttaaCTGTTTGCTGCCAGCTTTAGCCTCTGCTGTCACGATGCTAATATTAGCCTCTTTTGTTGtgatgctaacattagcctccTTGCTCTGCCAGGGGCAGCCATGTTTGCGGGCCGGGTGTCAGTGGGCGGAGCCGCCGGGCCATCAGCGGCGGTGGGAGGAAAAGGCGGGAAGTTCTCAGTGGAGGAGCTGTACGGCTTCAACAAGAAGATGAAGGTCAACAGAAGGGATTCTACCAAACAGGAGCGAAGCGAAGGCAGGAAAGAAATGAAGGACAAAGAAGAATCACTGCTGGCGGCGCAAATCCTCGACGCCGCCCGGAAGCTGATGGAGACACGACGCCTCGAGATCTACCTGAAGGAGTGTGACATCACCATGCAGCACAGCAGCATGCcctacaggtgagacaggtgcAGGGGAGTGAGACAGGTGGATAAcctacaggtgagacaggtggatgccctacaggtgagacaggtggatgctgtacaggtgagacaggtggataacctacaggtgagacaggtggatgctgtacaggtgagacaggtggatgctgtacaggtgagacaggtggatgctgcacaggtgagacaggtggatgctgcacaggtgagacaggtggatgccctacaggtgagacaggtggatagcctacaggtgagacaggtggatgCCCttcaggtgagacaggtggatgctgtacaggtgagacaggtggatgCCCCACAGGTGAGACAAGTGGATAGcctacaggtgagacaggtggataacctacaggtgagacaggtggacgctgtacaggtgagacaggtggatagcctacaggtgagacaggtggatagcctacaggtgagacaggtggataacctacaggtgagacaggtggatgccctacaggtgagacaggtggatagcctacaggtgagacaggtggatgccctacaggtgagacaggtggatagcctacaggtgagacaggtggatgccctacaggtgagacaggtggatagcctacaggtgagacaggtggatgctgtacaggtgagacaggtggatgccctacaggtgagacaggtggatgccctacaggtgagacaggtggatgctgtacaggtgagacaggtggatgctgtacaggtgagacaggtggatagcctacaggtgagacaggtggacgctgtacaggtgagacaggtggatgctgtacaggtgagacaggtggatagcctacaggtgagacaggtggacgctgtacaggtgagacaggtggatgctgtacaggtgagacaggtggatgctgtacaggtgagacaggtggatgctgtacaggtgagacaggtggatagcctacaggtgagacaggtggacgctgtacaggtgagacaggtggacgctgtacaggtgagacaggtggacgctgtacaggtgagacaggtggatgctgtacaggtgagacaggtggagGAGACAGATCacatagacctccatagacccccatagaccacATAGACttccatagacctccatagacccccacagaccacatagacctccatagacccccacagaccacatagacctccatagacaCCCATAGACCACATAGACCGTTCCAAACTGCTTTAAGGAGTTAAAATATTTAAGTTCTACAATGAAGCAGGAAAatcagacataaaaaaataaaacaataaaacaataaaaagaacctagaatacaataataacaacaataaacaacaataataacaacaataaacaacaataaacaacaataataacaacaataaacaacagtagcaataaaataacatttattcaACAATCtcaacatgtgaaatgtgaaaaaatttGAATTACAAACACAGAATGTgtagaaatataaatgtaaatgaagaaataaaacatgactgCATGTTGGTTGCACGTGATTCAGTAGCTGACAGCA
Encoded proteins:
- the trappc1 gene encoding trafficking protein particle complex subunit 1, whose amino-acid sequence is MTVHNLYIFDRNGNCLYYNEWNRKKQAGISKDEEFKLMYGMLFSIRSFVSKMSPLDMKEGFLSFQTSKYRLHYYETPSGLKFVMNTDLSVSNARDTLQQIYSNLYVEYIVKNPVCVLGNSLDSELFSSRLDSFIRALPYYSPRAA